The following coding sequences are from one Schizosaccharomyces osmophilus chromosome 1, complete sequence window:
- the sim3 gene encoding CENP-A chaperone, NASP family, Sim3, whose amino-acid sequence MSSENEKSVGLQEQNLQDVSFKSESHESIEKFITQGNMAYAQKDYESAVEKYSQALIESENNYGSDSLENRNILWLYGKALFQVAVANSQVLGNAVDPEEGAEGEEEEQAEPIGSFSFTGQKIENRYAAPATNEQADGSAQDKKEEEEGQEEQEQDEDDFSVAWEVLDLTRVMQTNAIEKHPESSDEKLRLADVLDLLGELSLEIENFAQASEDLQSALHWKEQVYKEGNTLLSEAHYKLALALEFANPSDPSTKDRAREHVETAANILRDILEKRKLKEQEKKGKEREGIEEIVGSTIDDLQEMLGELEQKAYDLKHGAPSLEEAVASKMHESSLLSGKDGNLASAVADALQNANDLGGVVKRKRPKQESQATQQEDQNKKPKSEPESDERQDPK is encoded by the coding sequence ATGTCTTCCGAGAATGAGAAATCTGTTGGATTACAAGAACAAAATCTTCAAGACGTTTCCTTCAAGTCTGAGAGTCATGAATCTATAGAAAAGTTCATCACTCAAGGAAACATGGCCTACGCACAAAAAGACTACGAGTCGGCAGTCGAAAAATACAGCCAGGCTTTGATTGAATCTGAAAATAATTATGGTTCTGATAGTCTTGAAAATCGGAATATCCTATGGTTGTATGGAAAGGCACTTTTCCAAGTTGCTGTAGCAAATAGTCAAGTCTTAGGAAATGCTGTAGATCCAGAAGAGGGCGCAGAAGGagaggaagaagagcaaGCAGAGCCCATTGgctccttttctttcactgGCCAAAAGATAGAAAACCGTTATGCTGCCCCTGCAACAAATGAACAAGCAGACGGTTCAGCACAAgataaaaaggaagaagaagaaggacaagaagagcaagagcaagatgaagatgactTTAGTGTTGCTTGGGAAGTTTTAGATTTAACTCGGGTTATGCAAACCAATGCTATAGAAAAACACCCGGAGTCGTCAGATGAAAAGTTACGTCTTGCGGATGTTTTGGACCTACTCGGTGAGTTATCCttagaaattgaaaattttgcaCAGGCCTCTGAGGATTTGCAATCTGCTCTTCATTGGAAGGAGCAGGTTtacaaagaaggaaatacTTTGCTTAGCGAGGCCCATTATAAATTAGCTTTGGCTCTTGAATTTGCAAATCCAAGCGATCCTTCCACAAAGGATCGCGCCCGCGAGCATGTTGAAACGGCAGCTAATATTTTACGGGATATTCtcgaaaaacgaaaattaaaagaacaggaaaagaaagggaAGGAAAGGGAAGGAATAGAGGAAATTGTCGGGTCAACAATTGATGATTTGCAAGAAATGTTGGGTGAACTGGAGCAGAAAGCTTACGATTTGAAACATGGTGCACCTTCTCTAGAGGAGGCTGTAGCTTCTAAGATGCACGaatcttctcttctttccGGAAAAGATGGAAATTTGGCTTCCGCTGTGGCAGACGCATTGCAGAATGCAAATGACTTGGGAGGAGTCGTCAAACGCAAACGACCCAAGCAAGAATCTCAAGCCACGCAACAAGAGGATCAGaacaaaaagccaaaatCAGAACCAGAATCTGATGAAAGGCAGGatccaaaataa
- the spa1 gene encoding ornithine decarboxylase antizyme with +1 programmed ribosomal frameshift Spa1, whose translation MAFRNPMYQLSNVDDIDSEVLNSRFSSEAKDDGLARRRTTLAIFTCTARPQLEGQNGAPEVLERSRPRIAHKRQRRRHVPRWISDSFRTCLPSPSGKWKEQTANEGEGRVRNSWLAACDERIGIAEPTNYWHGIIHTEDDNSRTLYLIPETWEDVHLKEGFVAIIDLAAERLRCTKLILFVDKNLSALSYLVKSLHWVGFEPIPHLDCVDHVLFGMEL comes from the exons ATGGCGTTTAGAAATCCCATGTACCAATTGTCCAATGTGGATGATATAGACAGCGAAGTTTTGAATTCGAGATTTTCATCAGAAGCCAAAGATGATGGATTGGCTCGCCGGCGTACAACACTAGCT ATCTTTACATGTACGGCACGACCCCAGCTGGAGGGGCAGAATGGTGCTCCTGAGGTGCTTGAACGCTCAAGACCTCGGATAGCTCACAAGCGTCAGAGGCGTCGCCATGTTCCGCGTTGGATTAGTGACAGTTTTCGAACGTGTTTGCCCAGCCCATCCGGCAAATGGAAGGAACAGACGGCAAATGAAGGGGAGGGTCGTGTCAGAAATTCATGGCTTGCGGCCTGTGATGAGCGAATTGGTATCGCTGAACCAACGAATTACTGGCATGGAATTATTCATACAGAAGACGATAACTCAAGAACGCTGTATCTGATACCGGAAACCTGGGAGGATGTTCACTTAAAAGAAGG ATTTGTTGCTATTATTGATTTGGCAGCTGAGCGATTACGATGCACAAAACTAATTCTTTTCGTGGATAAAAATCTGTCTGCATTAT CGTATCTTGTCAAAAGTCTACATTGGGTAGGTTTTGAACCCATTCCTCATTTGGATTGCGTTGATCATGTGCTTTTTGGAATGGAACTTTAG
- the syj2 gene encoding inositol-polyphosphate 5-phosphatase, whose translation MFSYIRKHERSLAFVTNGWVAILQKPLNGSSEALITLSIISHREFEELSGFEPLNGGRPVIGILGAFYHSFGNGNGSVFVCIVRSAKLALQMGTKEPTFQIQSVEFVSLDQDTWDDGKFGRDSDGIQQLYSSLIQNDSNPTLGDKNFISSSKVTEYHPLTNLGELLTDGTFYASTDICCFTKLDPNTPTSSWEIYCWNQFMIREFATHFDETHINERLPSLLLRCFRGYVESYDNSIFAMAIISKLSSYGSKQTYPPSGLDDDAFCSLFVETEFVVQANKKLASFLQIRGTVPCFWEQEYSSWYGPNVSFTTSEKASQGPFNRHFVKLQRAYKKIYVLDLLDDGKVEGPLKEAFKHHLILLPFPVVTKQFHYSLDTSKSNFEASFIRFVQDTLKDMSFHIQNFDSDTPSCVQNGVIRTNDIDCLGRTNLAQWKISETILKDLFSSVNTELSDGIRELHGHLWSNNGDVIAKLVTGVGSIGSSISRRGYSSFSGSLSDLTKTFGRMYFGRFPDEETQNTILYLLGAFVGQKSVLIADSVSSYVQGVLYQRHDEYVTHNECSIYTTTFNTNGKIPSTEEFEKWLLPYGEQTPAFDLYVLGIQELVNLTIGHLVNTSSQKMKLWEEKILQTLNSNSHNKYVLISSAQLTGVFLTVIVREDRLNAISKVSKATRKTGFGGFTANKGAVAIELNFFDTDICFVSSHFAPKTNNINERNMEYASIADGLVFSSGMKIYDHSNIIWLGDFNYRIDADNDEVRKLIEVGDLSKLYSYDQLRKEMNENRVFMNLIESQLTFQPTYKFDYNTNDYDTSEKQRVPSWTDRILSSKNITRTTYTSVDVRCSDHRPALSTFILHTVRTNKDKEGEIMKEARNAYFMSKAS comes from the exons ATGTTTAGCTATATAAGAAAACATGAAAGATCTTTAGCTTTTGTTACTAATGGTTGGGTAGCTATACTGCAAAAACCACTCAATGGTTCTTCAGAAGCGTTGATTACTTTGAGTATTATTTCTCATAGAgagtttgaagaattgtCAGGCTTTGAACCTTTAAATGGAGGAAGACCAGTTATTGGTATATTAGGAGCCTTCTATCACTCTTTTGGGAACGGTAATGGAAGCGTTTTCGTATGTATTGTTCGATCAGCGAAGCTAGCGCTCCAAATGGGAACGAAAGAGCCAACTTTTCAGATACAGTCTGTTGAATTCGTTTCTTTAGATCAAGATACTTGGGACGATGGCAAGTTTGGTCGTGATTCCGACGGAATACAGCAATTATACTCTTCGTTAATTCAAAACGATTCCAATCCAACGTTGGGGGACAAAAATTTCATAAGCTCTTCGAAGGTAACTGAGTATCATCCGTTAACCAATTTAGGTGAGTTGCTCACGGATGGCACTTTCTATGCATCCACTGACATTTGCTGTTTTACCAAATTAGATCCAAACACGCCGACTTCGTCTTGGGAGATTTATTGCTGGAATCAATTCATGATTCGAGAATTCGCTACGCATTTTGACGAAACCCACATAAATGAAAGACTTCCCTCATTATTGCTACGTTGCTTTCGTGGCTATGTTGAATCCTACGATAATAGCATTTTCGCAATGGCCATCATTTCGAAACTCAGTAGTTACGGCTCCAAACAAACGTATCCTCCGTCTGGTTTAGATGATGACGCTTTCTGTTCGCTATTTGTGGAAACTGAGTTTGTCGTCCAAGCGAATAAGAAACTTGCTAGCTTTTTACAGATCCGCGGGACTGTCCCTTGTTTTTGGGAACAAGAGTATTCGTCTTGGTATGGCCCTAACGTGTCGTTCACGACTTCTGAGAAAGCAAGCCAAGGTCCTTTTAATCGTCACTTCGTTAAGCTGCAAAGAgcttacaaaaaaatttatgttTTGGATCTTTTAGATGATGGCAAGGTTGAGGGTCCattaaaagaagcttttaaGCATCATTTGATACTGCTTCCTTTCCCTGTTGTTACAAAGCAATTTCATTATTCATTGGATACAAGCAAGtcaaattttgaagctAGTTTTATAAGATTTGTGCAAGATACACTCAAGGATATGTCTTTTCACATTCAAAACTTCGATTCAGATACTCCTTCCTGCGTTCAAAATGGTGTAATTCGCACAAATGATATTGATTGCCTTGGACGAACGAACCTAGCTCAGTGGAAGATTTCGGAAACAATCCTGAAGGATTTGTTCAGCTCTGTAAACACCGAGCTTTCCGATGGAATCCGTGAATTGCATGGCCATCTTTGGTCCAACAATGGGGATGTAATTGCCAAGTTGGTGACTGGAGTTGGATCCATTGGTTCAAGTATTTCTCGAAGAGGGTATTCTTCATTCTCTGGATCCTTAAGCGATTTGACGAAGACATTTGGCCGAATGTATTTTGGAAGGTTTCCGGATGAGGAGACTCAAAATACTATACTATACCTTCTTGGCGCCTTTGTAGGGCAAAAGTCTGTTTTAATAGCTGACTCAGTGTCTTCTTACGTTCAAGGGGTTTTATATCAGCGCCATGATGAATATGTTACCCACAATGAATGCTCAATCTACACCACAACATTTAATACAAACGGCAAAATCCCTTCCACggaagaatttgaaaagtgGCTTTTACCGTATGGTGAACAAACACCAGCATTTGATTTATATGTTCTAGGTATTCAAGAACTCGTTAACTTAACTATCGGCCATCTTGTGAATACAAGCTcacaaaaaatgaagctatgggaagaaaaaattttgcaaaCGCTGAATTCCAATTCTCATAATAAATATGTTTTGATTAGCTCTGCTCAGTTGACGGGTGTTTTCCTTACAGTTATTGTCCGGGAAGACCGGCTGAATGCCATCTCGAAAGTTTCGAAAGCTACCCGTAAAACCGGTTTTGGAGGATTCACAGCAAATAAAGGAGCAGTAGCGATCGAGttaaacttttttgataCCGACATTTGCTTTGTATCTTCCCATTTCGCACCGAAGACTAACAATATTAACGAGCGAAATATGGAATACGCATCAATTGCAGATGGACTGGTATTTTCGTCTGGCATGAAGATCTATGATCACAG CAATATTATTTGGCTGGGTGATTTTAATTATCGCATTGATGCGGACAATGACGAAGTTCGAAAACTGATCGAAGTTGGTGATTTGAGTAAGCTGTATTCGTATGATCAGCTACggaaagaaatgaatgaaaatcgCGTTTTTATGAATCTCATTGAAAGTCAGCTTACTTTTCAACCGACCTACAAATTTGACTACAACACAAATGACTATGATACATC GGAAAAACAACGTGTTCCGTCCTGGACTGATAGAATATTGTCGTCAAAGAAT ATTACTAGGACAACATACACGTCGGTTGATGTTCGTTGTTCAGACCATCGTCCTGCTTTATCAACTTTCATACTGCACACTGTGAGAACcaacaaagacaaagaaggTGAAATCATGAAAGAAGCTAGGAATGCTTACTTTATGAGTAAGGCTTCATGA
- the dph6 gene encoding diphthamide synthetase Dph6 gives MKVVGLISGGKDSCYNLMHCVSLGHEVIALGNLYPAGGKDEIDSFMYQSVGHDIIPLYAECLNLPLYREEIRGSSIDQSLDYTYTINDETEDLYRLLKRVLECHPDLEAVSTGAILSTYQRTRVEHVCKRLGLISLSYLWQMEQTKLLDDMIQSGLQAVLIKVAAIGLTRKDLNKTLGEMQQKLMSLKSKFDLHPCGEGGEYETLVLDCPLFQKKIVLTDTHIVEHSSGEVCYLKAIAHVEEKPDWKPVSLGTPLVPKEALLEDYFQSIYEKILNDYEEYDNYEEEPVQPVPIPIRKHIFKQKKGPFLVLGNVIPKSTKFDSFEEEANSLFQNLEGLLAEHSYTTKNVCFIFIAVSSMSLFSSLNGVYQTYFNFINPPSRSCIASPLSNGHRITLTCIAADPAGKQTLHIQGQSYWAPANIGPYSQSNSIHGVTFISGQIGLIPSVMDLQPQDTVLEAVLSLQHSVRVATAMKASHYVTCLAYIKDSRDASLINKIWTDFTELKNIDCPLSIALVEELPRNASVEWQVLCCNGSEDEPAPLSAIITNKTLIGSDAAWTTALLDRKALQLESSFAHHQSPVLYSLVLNSPSSSKLLQIRFRNRFPENF, from the exons ATGAAAGTAGTAGGTTTGATTAGCGGCGGAAAAGATAGCTGCTACAATTTAATGCATTGTGTGTCCTTAGGACACGAGGTTATAGCTTTAGGAAATCTGTACCCTGCAGGAGGAAAAG ATGAGATTGATTCGTTTATGTATCAAAGCGTGGGTCACGATATTATTCCTTTGTATGCCGAGTGTTTAAATTTGCCTTTATACAGAGAAGAAATCCGAGGTAGCAGTATTGATCAGAGCCTAGACTATACTTATACTATCAATGATGAAACGGAAGACTTATATCGCTTGTTGAAGCGTGTGCTCGAATGTCATCCTGACTTGGAAGCCGTTTCTACAGGAGCCATTTTGTCTACTTATCAGAGAACTCGCGTAGAACATGTATGCAAACGTTTGGGTCTTATTAGTCTTTCGTACCTATGGCAAATGGAGCAAACGAAATTATTAGATGACATGATCCAATCTGGTCTACAAGCAGTTTTGATAAAGGTCGCCGCCATTGGATTAACCAGAAAAGATTTGAACAAAACTTTAGGAGAAATGCAGCAAAAGCTCATGTCtttgaaaagtaaatttgATCTACACCCATGTGGTGAGGGCGGGGAATACGAGACATTAGTCTTGGACTGTCCAttattccaaaagaaaatcgtGTTGACAGACACTCATATAGTGGAACATTCTTCTGGAGAAGTCTGTTATTTAAAAGCAATAGCTCATGTGGAGGAAAAGCCCGATTGGAAGCCTGTTTCATTAGGCACACCCTTGGTCCCCAAGGAAGCTCTCCTAGAAGACTATTTTCAATCTATCTacgaaaaaattttaaatgATTATGAAGAATATGATAACTACGAAGAGGAACCTGTCCAGCCTGTTCCTATTCCGATCCGAAAGCATAtcttcaaacaaaagaaaggcCCTTTTCTGGTCTTGGGAAATGttattccaaaaagtaCGAAGTTTGACtcctttgaagaagaagcaaataGTCTCTTTCAAAACTTGGAAG GTCTTCTTGCTGAACATTCCTACACTACTAAAAAtgtttgctttattttcattGCGGTATCATCTATGAGCCTGTTTTCAAGTTTAAATGGCGTTTATCAAACATACTTTAACTTCATCAATCCACCAAGTCGTTCTTGTATTGCCTCCCCCTTGAGCAATGGCCATCGTATTACTCTTACTTGTATTGCCGCAGATCCTGCCGGAAAACAAACCCTTCACATTCAAGGCCAAAGCTACTGGGCTCCTGCAAATATAGGTCCCTACTCACAATCCAATTCAATACATGGGGTCACGTTCATTTCAGGACAAATAGGATTAATTCCTTCCGTTATGGATTTGCAACCTCAAGATACGGTTTTAGAGGCGGTTTTATCACTTCAACACTCTGTGCGTGTCGCAACAGCAATGAAAGCGAGCCATTATGTTACCTGTTTGGCTTATATTAAAGACTCAAGGGATGCCtctttaataaataaaatttggACTGATTTTAcagaattgaaaaacattgATTGCCCTCTTTCAATTGCACTTGTGGAAGAATTACCTCGAAATGCTTCTGTCGAATGGCAAGTTTTATGCTGCAACGGATCAGAAGATGAACCTGCTCCCTTGAGTGCTATTATTACGAACAAAACTTTGATTGGGTCCGATGCCGCCTGGACAACAGCATTGCTTGACAGAAAAGCTTTGCAGTTGGAATCCTCGTTTGCTCACCACCAGAGTCCTGTTTTATACTCCCTCGTTTTGAATTCTCCGTCATCTTCTaaacttttgcaaatacGGTTTAGAAACCGTTTTCCTGAAAACTTTTAA
- a CDS encoding DUF3074 family protein, implicated in vesicle trafficking or lipid metabolism produces MQEDFFGSEVIQPLISNDVLKATDPNFERWREKLIQDALRLVEEIPRWKSLGSHDGVALYEKAPPNGGNTWYGRVSRHKRSLKTFKKGLLYEHIKKEECYDPLVFSASQLETIIEDEIEVWMYRFKTPWFCRNRIYKQLVISVMLDPDSFIVLQRPVQYINPNPAFISNSQAVPGYYESVDFVSKKYREDGKDDGVLWICAVRNDYGKMLSSWFLGPTFTKLLTRQVKLFNDWLNKTYPKKG; encoded by the exons ATGCAAGAGGATTTTTTTGGGTCAGAAGTGATACAACCGCTGATATCTAACGACGTTTTAAAAGCTACCGATCCAAATTTTGAACGTTGGCGAGAAAAACTTATCCAAGACGCTTTAAGACTCGTTGAGGAAATTCCTCGGTGGAAGTCTCTTGGAAGCCACGACGGTGTTGCTTTATACGAAAAGGCTCCTCCTAATGGAGGTAATACCTGGTATGGGCGTGTATCGAGACATAAAAGATCCCTGAAAACTTTCAAG AAAGGTCTGTTGTACGAgcatataaaaaaagaagaatgttATGATCCTCTCGTTTTTTCGGCAAGCCAGTTGGAAACCATTATTGAGGATGAGATTGAAG TCTGGATGTATAGGTTTAAAACACCTTGGTTCTGTAGGAATCGGATTTACAAGCAGCTTGTTATATCCGTTATGTTAGATCCCGATTCCTTTATCGTGTTACAAAGACCAGTACAATATATAAATCCAAATCCCGCCTTTATTTCTAATTCACAAGCGGTTCCGGGTTATTATGAATCGGTGgattttgtttccaagAAGTATCGAGAGGATGGAAAAGACGATGGCGTCTTATGGATTTGTGCTGTACGAAATGATTACGGAAAGATGCTATCGAGTTGGTTTTTAGGTCCTACTTTCACAAAATTGCTTACCCGACAAGTCAAGTTGTTTAATGACTGGCTAAACAAAACCTATCCAAAGAAAGGTTAG
- a CDS encoding NADPH dehydrogenase, (Old yellow enzyme) involved in small alpha,beta-unsaturated carbonyl compound, whose protein sequence is MTIKVENTSIHDSLLFDPIKVGNMELQHRIVHAPATRLRCHEDGMVMTDLVKEYYSQRSAIPGTFLITESIFSGPKSGGFTNIPCLYNEKHVEAWRPIVKAIHEKKCFVFMQFWNLPGELKPEYLVDQENLENISHGECPMDPTGLPAALGSVYSICGEELYMDKYMNKSSIDEHIAEYTEAAKRAVFGCGADGIEVHQVNGFLLDKFVLNGFGEKCDPNYRGTLENRVRFCLELLGSVVKAIGQERVGYRISPYSDIWKSKDHVEAHVYVVQKLRENFKKLAYLHVIEPRTYWTGHQHILREQNSLEYQKLWKQPLLSAGGHDQNSALQLTTQDNVLAVFGRYFLANPDLPFRLKYNIPLNRWNRARFYTKKSPEGYIDYPFCDEFLSKALKVENEKHPSEKQESKN, encoded by the coding sequence ATGACAATTAAAGTTGAAAATACTAGTATTCACGACTCCCTGCTTTTTGACCCCATAAAGGTCGGGAATATGGAACTTCAACATCGCATCGTGCATGCTCCGGCTACCCGGCTGCGCTGTCATGAAGATGGAATGGTAATGACAGATTTGGTAAAGGAATATTACAGCCAAAGAAGTGCTATACCTGGAACATTTCTTATTACAGAGTCTATTTTCTCTGGTCCAAAGTCAGGTGGATTCACGAATATCCCTTGCCTGtataatgaaaagcatGTTGAAGCATGGAGGCCGATTGTTAAGGCCATTcacgaaaagaaatgctTTGTATTCATGCAATTTTGGAATCTTCCAGGAGAATTGAAGCCAGAGTATCTCGTTGATCAAGAAAACCTGGAAAATATTAGCCATGGAGAATGTCCCATGGATCCAACAGGACTACCAGCAGCCTTGGGCAGTGTCTATTCCATCTGTGGAGAAGAATTGTATATGGATAAGTATATGAACAAGTCTTCTATTGATGAGCATATCGCAGAGTACACCGAGGCCGCCAAACGGGCTGTATTTGGATGCGGTGCAGATGGTATAGAAGTTCACCAAGTTAACGGATTTTTACTCGACAAATTTGTCTTAAATGGTTTTGGTGAAAAGTGCGATCCAAACTACAGAGGCACATTAGAAAACCGAGTTCGATTTTGTTTGGAACTTCTTGGGTCAGTTGTCAAAGCAATTGGACAAGAAAGAGTAGGTTACCGCATATCGCCATACTCAGATATTTGGAAATCCAAGGATCATGTGGAAGCGCACGTGTATGTGGTCCAGAAACTTCGagaaaatttcaaaaagcttGCTTATTTGCATGTGATAGAACCTCGAACATATTGGACAGGCCATCAGCATATTCTTCGAGAACAAAATTCCCTCGAGTACCAAAAGCTATGGAAACAACCACTCTTGAGTGCCGGAGGACATGATCAGAATTCCGCTTTGCAATTGACAACCCAAGACAATGTTTTGGCAGTCTTTGGAAGATATTTTTTGGCCAATCCAGATTTGCCGTTTCGTCTCAAATACAATATTCCCCTAAATCGATGGAATCGCGCCAGGTTTTATACCAAAAAGAGCCCGGAGGGCTATATCGATTACCCATTTTGTGACGAATTTTTGAGCAAGGCATTAAAAGtcgaaaatgaaaaacatCCTTCGGAAAAGCAAGAATCCAAGAATTAA
- the gor2 gene encoding glyoxylate reductase has translation MESEFKQEDQVELKRSTKKRVLSIDIPQFATDLLEKLKEKYIFDFIVPDPHSREETIKKIHKAAERNTYDACFWVFKNAPISPFTKEMLGPLMPSCRLFITGAAGYDDLDIEWMAANGAYAANAQNAPTEGTAIMNLLLFLSVLRGSREAEQTMRSGKWHGNLPLMEDPRGKIVGIIGMGAIGKSFAQKIISLGGRVIYNNRTRLSKEEEESLDVQYVNFDELLTTSDVISVNCPLTLSTKNLLSKNEFQKMKDGVYILNTARGNIIDEEAFIEAIQSGKVSRAGLDVFVNEPSPNPFWLTCDKVTVQPHWGGFTTSTAVKVEEAILENIDTFFKTGRPLNPVNTPAIQL, from the coding sequence atGGAAAGTGAATTTAAGCAAGAAGACCAAGTTGAGTTGAAACGCTCAACAAAGAAACGCGTTTTATCTATTGATATCCCTCAATTTGCTACAGATTTACTCGAgaaattaaaggaaaaatatatCTTTGACTTTATTGTGCCGGACCCGCATAGTCGAGAGGAAACgatcaaaaaaatccacAAAGCCGCAGAAAGAAATACATATGATGCGTGTTTTTGGGTTTTTAAGAATGCTCCTATATCCCCCTTTACTAAGGAAATGCTCGGTCCTCTAATGCCTAGCTGTCGCTTGTTCATTACAGGAGCTGCTGGATATGACGATTTAGACATTGAATGGATGGCAGCCAATGGTGCCTATGCTGCCAATGCCCAAAATGCTCCTACAGAAGGCACAGCCATCATGAATCTTTTGCTGTTTCTTTCTGTTCTGCGTGGATCACGAGAAGCAGAGCAAACCATGCGTTCTGGTAAATGGCACGGAAATTTGCCATTAATGGAAGATCCCAGAGGTAAAATAGTAGGCATTATCGGGATGGGTGCCATTGGGAAATCGTTTGCCCAAAAGATTATCTCTCTCGGTGGTAGGGTCATTTATAACAACAGAACACGTCtatccaaagaagaagaggaatcGTTAGATGTTCAATACGTAAATTTTGACGAATTACTTACTACAAGCGATGTTATTAGTGTTAACTGTCCTCTCACGCTGTCTACGAAAAACTTGCTTtctaaaaatgaatttcaaaaaatgaaagatgGTGTTTACATTCTTAATACTGCTCGTGGAAATAttattgatgaagaagctttCATTGAAGCCATCCAGTCTGGAAAAGTAAGTCGAGCTGGTTTAGACGTTTTTGTTAATGAGCCGAGTCCTAATCCATTTTGGTTGACATGCGACAAAGTTACTGTTCAGCCTCATTGGGGAGGCTTTACTACTTCTACTGCTGTCAAGGTTGAAGAAGCCATCTTGGAAAACATTGACACATTCTTTAAAACGGGAAGGCCCTTGAACCCCGTTAATACTCCTGCCATCCAACTTTGA
- the pre4 gene encoding 20S proteasome complex subunit beta 7, Pre4 — protein MSFLELTEPWGKPSRNIFFPTSNDVQQNAAPVISRTTQPIVTGASVIALKYADGVMIAADNLASYGSLARFFDVERLTKVGNNTIVGIGGDVSDYQHIQRTLEDLEIKENNYGDGYALQPSHIHEYLSRVFYARRNKMDPYWNQAIVAGVDGDEKEPFVAFADLRGNTYTAPAIATGFAIHLALPMLRKVTDDDRWKTLSKERARAAIDDCIRVLYYRDGRSLNKFSVATITAGGVDFQTNQSVSSEWAFAEKQYGYGTQEV, from the coding sequence atgaGTTTCTTAGAATTAACAGAGCCTTGGGGCAAACCTAGcagaaatatttttttccctACATCTAATGATGTTCAACAAAATGCTGCGCCAGTGATTTCACGAACTACTCAACCTATAGTCACAGGTGCCTCCGTAATTGCATTGAAATACGCAGATGGTGTTATGATTGCTGCTGATAACTTAGCATCTTATGGATCTTTGGCTCGCTTTTTTGATGTAGAACGTCTCACAAAGGTTGGAAACAATACAATCGTCGGTATTGGGGGCGACGTTTCAGATTATCAGCATATCCAAAGAACCCTCGAGGATCTTgagataaaagaaaataactATGGAGACGGTTATGCATTACAACCATCCCATATCCATGAATATTTGTCTAGAGTATTTTATGCTCGTCGTAATAAAATGGATCCTTACTGGAACCAGGCCATTGTTGCTGGCGTCGATggagatgaaaaagaacctTTTGTAGCTTTTGCTGACCTACGTGGTAACACTTATACTGCACCTGCAATTGCTACAGGATTTGCGATTCATCTTGCCCTTCCGATGTTACGTAAGGTGACTGACGATGACCGCTGGAAAACTTTGTCAAAGGAGCGCGCTCGCGCAGCCATAGATGACTGTATTCGCGTTCTTTACTACCGTGATGGAAGAAGTTTGAACAAATTTAGCGTTGCTACCATTACAGCAGGTGGCGTCGATTTCCAAACCAACCAGTCCGTTTCCTCTGAATGGGCTTTTGCTGAAAAGCAGTATGGTTATGGCACGCAAGAAGTATAA